The Vespula vulgaris chromosome 4, iyVesVulg1.1, whole genome shotgun sequence genome has a segment encoding these proteins:
- the LOC127063249 gene encoding protein NDUFAF4 homolog isoform X1 — protein MKNLRYEKMGLILGKLRRTVHRFNIDNRANAVLSRSKPIPAPKTAAAIKQLKLAQEINPDFLKDHYKKNLKLDEYLKNVYVTSTETKMDTLSQPNPDRPLPKSRTYQDFEFGFYMPDSVPVGKLTLKEIFQVIIKHKEDSVKNSSDILAAKYKLDKETIEKLLEYYKLYQLVLPKRKVDNTNVFSMENIKKLSVEGFMKLKEYHKKQNDERKEIKK, from the exons ATGAAAA ATTTAAGATACGAAAAGATGGGATTAATACTTGGTAAATTAAGACGAACAGTGCATAGATTTAACATAGATAATCGTGCAAACGCTGTTCTTTCAAGAAGTAAACCAATTCCTGCTCCTAAAACTGCAGCTGCAATAAAACAACTGAAACTAGCTCAGGAAA taaaTCCAGATTTCTTGAAGgatcattataaaaagaatttaaaacttgatgaatatttaaaaaatgtttatgtaACATCTACAGAAACAAag ATGGATACATTGAGTCAACCAAATCCTGATAGACCATTACCTAAATCGAGAACTTACCAAGACTTTGAATTTGGATTTTATATGCCAGACTCTGTTCCAGTAGGAAAACTAACTTTGAAAGAGATATTCCAAGTTATTATTAAGCATAAGGAAGATTCTGTTAAAAATAGTAGTGATATTCTAGCTGCAAAGTATAAATTAGACAAAGAAACAATAG aaaaattattagaatattacAAGTTGTATCAATTGGTATTACCTAAACGTAAGGTTGataatacaaatgtattttctatggaaaatataaaaaaattatcagtAGAAGGATTTATGAAATTGAaagaatatcataaaaaacagaacgatgaaagaaaggaaataaagaaataa
- the LOC127063249 gene encoding protein NDUFAF4 homolog isoform X2 codes for MGLILGKLRRTVHRFNIDNRANAVLSRSKPIPAPKTAAAIKQLKLAQEINPDFLKDHYKKNLKLDEYLKNVYVTSTETKMDTLSQPNPDRPLPKSRTYQDFEFGFYMPDSVPVGKLTLKEIFQVIIKHKEDSVKNSSDILAAKYKLDKETIEKLLEYYKLYQLVLPKRKVDNTNVFSMENIKKLSVEGFMKLKEYHKKQNDERKEIKK; via the exons ATGGGATTAATACTTGGTAAATTAAGACGAACAGTGCATAGATTTAACATAGATAATCGTGCAAACGCTGTTCTTTCAAGAAGTAAACCAATTCCTGCTCCTAAAACTGCAGCTGCAATAAAACAACTGAAACTAGCTCAGGAAA taaaTCCAGATTTCTTGAAGgatcattataaaaagaatttaaaacttgatgaatatttaaaaaatgtttatgtaACATCTACAGAAACAAag ATGGATACATTGAGTCAACCAAATCCTGATAGACCATTACCTAAATCGAGAACTTACCAAGACTTTGAATTTGGATTTTATATGCCAGACTCTGTTCCAGTAGGAAAACTAACTTTGAAAGAGATATTCCAAGTTATTATTAAGCATAAGGAAGATTCTGTTAAAAATAGTAGTGATATTCTAGCTGCAAAGTATAAATTAGACAAAGAAACAATAG aaaaattattagaatattacAAGTTGTATCAATTGGTATTACCTAAACGTAAGGTTGataatacaaatgtattttctatggaaaatataaaaaaattatcagtAGAAGGATTTATGAAATTGAaagaatatcataaaaaacagaacgatgaaagaaaggaaataaagaaataa